The following proteins are encoded in a genomic region of [Eubacterium] hominis:
- a CDS encoding winged helix-turn-helix transcriptional regulator, whose amino-acid sequence MKDYSKDAKIFKALCDEKRLYILELLKGGEKCACALIEDMKIGQSALSYHMKILCESGIVVSRQDGKWTHYRLSEAGIKEAQNRLTQLTK is encoded by the coding sequence ATGAAGGATTATTCAAAAGACGCAAAGATTTTTAAAGCACTTTGTGATGAAAAAAGATTATATATCTTGGAACTGTTAAAAGGTGGGGAGAAATGTGCTTGTGCATTGATTGAAGATATGAAAATAGGACAGTCCGCATTATCTTATCACATGAAAATATTGTGTGAGTCAGGTATTGTTGTAAGCAGACAAGATGGTAAATGGACACATTATCGCCTTAGCGAAGCTGGTATAAAAGAGGCACAAAATCGATTAACACAATTGACCAAATAA
- a CDS encoding tRNA threonylcarbamoyladenosine dehydratase yields the protein MEETPLQRMELLIQKEGIERLKQACVMVVGVGGVGSYATEALARCGIGTLILVDGDTVAISNLNRQIHATYETLHQSKTKVMKERIETYRKDCHIICHDIFYNADQNELLFQQPVDFVVDAIDTMSSKLELIRYCVEHKIPFISSMGMANRMDPTKIEITDLMKTNYDPVAKIMRNLVRKNKIKGKIPVLFSTEQPMTQAVIVNENGATRKQKMPPASSPFVPSAAGLAAASYAVRVILNQK from the coding sequence ATGGAAGAAACGCCGTTACAGCGCATGGAGCTGTTAATACAAAAAGAAGGTATTGAACGATTGAAACAGGCATGTGTCATGGTTGTTGGTGTTGGCGGTGTTGGATCTTATGCTACCGAAGCACTCGCACGTTGTGGGATTGGCACTTTGATTCTGGTTGATGGCGATACTGTCGCAATTAGTAATTTAAATCGTCAAATTCATGCGACCTATGAAACACTACATCAGTCCAAAACAAAGGTCATGAAAGAGCGCATTGAAACATATCGAAAAGATTGTCATATCATCTGTCACGATATCTTCTACAATGCAGATCAAAACGAGCTGTTATTCCAACAGCCAGTAGACTTTGTGGTGGATGCGATTGATACCATGTCCTCTAAATTGGAATTGATAAGATATTGCGTCGAACATAAGATTCCGTTTATCTCAAGTATGGGGATGGCGAATCGTATGGATCCTACGAAAATAGAAATCACGGATTTAATGAAAACCAACTATGATCCTGTCGCAAAAATTATGCGTAATCTGGTTCGTAAAAATAAAATCAAAGGGAAAATACCTGTTTTATTTTCTACCGAACAGCCAATGACACAGGCGGTCATTGTCAATGAAAATGGCGCAACCAGAAAACAAAAAATGCCCCCAGCAAGCTCACCATTTGTGCCAAGTGCAGCGGGACTTGCTGCCGCAAGTTATGCAGTCAGAGTGATTTTAAATCAAAAATAG
- the miaA gene encoding tRNA (adenosine(37)-N6)-dimethylallyltransferase MiaA, with protein sequence MEKVLVIVGPTGVGKTALSVKLAQSFQGEIISGDSMQVYKEMNIGTAKVKPEETQGIPHYLIDDYALTQEYNVKVFQQKARGYMHQISEKGKLPIICGGTGLYIKSTLYDYEFVDQEENDEFMDFLHTLGKDQLWSLLKVIDPKACENLHPNNRQRLCRALYMAHTGQKKSEIVESQTHQPIYDAYIIGLTMEREQLYERINRRVDIMMEEGLLEEIEGIVEQYPDCWNFNSFKGIGYKEWKGYFDGASTKEECIELIKKNSRNFAKRQYTWFKNQMQVHWYDIQDQEYPENVMHDIDEWMHHK encoded by the coding sequence ATGGAAAAGGTTTTAGTAATCGTTGGACCTACTGGCGTAGGCAAAACAGCATTAAGTGTGAAACTTGCACAGTCATTTCAAGGTGAAATCATCAGTGGTGATTCCATGCAGGTATATAAAGAAATGAACATTGGGACTGCCAAGGTAAAACCAGAAGAAACACAAGGCATTCCACATTACTTGATAGATGACTATGCTCTTACACAGGAATATAATGTGAAAGTATTCCAACAAAAAGCCAGAGGATATATGCATCAAATATCAGAAAAAGGAAAGCTGCCCATCATTTGTGGTGGAACGGGATTATATATTAAATCAACATTATATGATTATGAATTTGTAGATCAAGAAGAAAACGATGAATTTATGGATTTCTTACATACCCTTGGAAAAGATCAGTTATGGAGTCTGTTAAAGGTGATTGATCCTAAGGCATGTGAAAACCTTCATCCTAATAATCGCCAGCGTTTATGTCGTGCATTATATATGGCACATACTGGTCAAAAGAAAAGTGAAATCGTAGAATCACAAACACATCAGCCAATCTATGATGCCTATATTATTGGTTTAACAATGGAGCGTGAACAGCTTTATGAAAGAATCAATCGTCGTGTAGATATCATGATGGAGGAAGGTTTATTAGAAGAAATTGAAGGAATTGTGGAACAATATCCGGATTGTTGGAATTTTAATAGCTTTAAAGGCATTGGATATAAAGAATGGAAAGGGTATTTTGATGGAGCTTCCACAAAGGAAGAGTGTATAGAATTAATCAAAAAGAACTCCAGAAACTTTGCGAAACGTCAGTATACCTGGTTTAAAAACCAGATGCAGGTACACTGGTATGATATACAAGATCAAGAATATCCAGAAAATGTCATGCATGATATAGATGAATGGATGCATCATAAATAA
- the mutL gene encoding DNA mismatch repair endonuclease MutL codes for MGKINRLDEHLSNMIAAGEVVERPMGIVKELVENCIDAHAKNVEIQILQGGIDTITIIDDGDGMDAQDATLAFERHATSKLKEVNDLWNIHTMGFRGEALPSIASVSHVLLRTNNGIDSTEVEINYGKLMSAKPCGTPRGTMIEVKNLFQKTPARFKHLKSPQYEFSLISDVVQKFALSHPEIGFNLSHDGRTIFKTRGNGSLLEVLMQIYGRDTAKTAIQLDGSDNDYKISGYAMQPQFNRATKYYMLMYINGRMIRNYHLQKAIMDAYSHYLPKERYPIVVMNMEMDAQLVDVNVHPSKWEIRLSKEKQLEKLVYETISEALKNQLQVPEVKKSELKKEKVEIQEFDFTYEREEPVKKLHDDINDSFVHPQNNPEPIIEDIPLPAPKEIKKEKPVITYPQKSYPTGVRETFVKEKDIKYQTSKKVEPVKEEKKTEPIQKEPVTPKPEKKIEEVKEPEVIVEPPKQEEVKPVLEPVLAKNPSLPQLQVIGQFHNCYIIAQGEKGLYIIDQHAAQERYHYEIIRKQILEGVKDTQPLLLPITIESSISAVSQVDTINAMLEQLGIHLDVFGNNTFIVRELPVWMKDTEEEAFIRDMIDYFEQDNETGIDKLRKHAIATMACHSSIRFHRTLTMEEMKQVIADLGKCEQPFHCPHGRPTLICLSDNDLIKEFERG; via the coding sequence ATGGGAAAAATCAATCGTCTGGATGAACATTTATCCAATATGATTGCTGCCGGTGAGGTAGTAGAAAGACCAATGGGTATCGTAAAGGAATTAGTAGAAAACTGTATCGATGCACATGCAAAGAATGTTGAAATTCAAATACTGCAGGGTGGTATTGATACCATAACCATTATTGACGATGGGGATGGTATGGATGCCCAGGACGCTACACTGGCTTTTGAGCGACATGCGACCAGCAAGCTGAAAGAAGTCAATGATTTATGGAATATTCATACCATGGGATTTCGTGGAGAAGCACTTCCATCTATCGCTTCTGTTTCACATGTATTACTGCGTACCAATAATGGCATAGACTCTACTGAAGTAGAAATCAATTATGGTAAATTGATGAGCGCAAAGCCATGTGGAACACCACGTGGCACAATGATTGAAGTCAAGAATCTTTTTCAAAAGACGCCTGCTCGTTTCAAACACTTGAAAAGTCCGCAATATGAATTTTCACTGATCAGTGATGTTGTTCAGAAATTCGCATTATCCCATCCGGAAATTGGTTTTAATTTATCCCATGATGGCAGAACGATATTTAAAACACGTGGTAATGGCTCTTTATTAGAAGTGCTTATGCAAATCTATGGTAGGGATACTGCCAAAACAGCTATCCAATTAGATGGCAGTGACAATGATTATAAAATCAGTGGTTATGCTATGCAGCCACAATTTAATCGTGCCACAAAGTATTATATGTTGATGTATATCAATGGTCGTATGATACGTAATTATCACTTACAAAAGGCAATTATGGATGCTTATAGCCATTATCTGCCTAAGGAAAGATATCCAATCGTTGTGATGAATATGGAAATGGATGCCCAGTTAGTGGATGTCAATGTCCATCCCAGCAAATGGGAAATTCGTTTATCTAAGGAAAAGCAACTAGAAAAGCTAGTATATGAAACCATCAGTGAAGCATTGAAAAATCAGTTACAGGTACCTGAAGTCAAGAAGAGTGAATTAAAGAAAGAAAAAGTAGAAATACAAGAATTTGATTTCACATATGAGCGAGAAGAACCAGTGAAGAAGCTTCATGATGATATCAATGATTCTTTTGTTCACCCACAAAATAACCCAGAACCGATCATTGAGGATATCCCACTTCCAGCACCAAAGGAAATAAAAAAGGAAAAACCCGTGATTACATATCCACAAAAATCATATCCGACTGGAGTACGTGAAACATTTGTGAAAGAAAAGGATATCAAATATCAAACATCCAAAAAAGTAGAACCTGTTAAAGAAGAAAAGAAAACTGAACCAATTCAAAAAGAACCAGTTACACCAAAGCCAGAGAAAAAAATAGAAGAAGTCAAAGAGCCGGAAGTAATCGTGGAACCACCAAAGCAGGAAGAAGTAAAGCCTGTATTGGAACCTGTACTTGCGAAAAATCCAAGTCTGCCACAGCTACAGGTCATTGGGCAATTTCACAACTGTTATATTATTGCACAGGGTGAAAAAGGCTTATATATCATTGATCAGCACGCTGCACAGGAACGTTATCATTATGAAATTATACGTAAACAGATTTTGGAGGGTGTGAAGGATACCCAGCCATTATTGTTGCCAATTACCATTGAAAGTTCTATTTCTGCAGTATCCCAAGTTGATACCATCAATGCAATGCTTGAACAGCTTGGTATTCATTTAGATGTATTTGGAAACAATACCTTTATCGTTCGTGAGCTTCCTGTATGGATGAAAGATACAGAAGAAGAAGCATTTATTCGTGATATGATTGATTATTTTGAACAAGATAATGAAACGGGTATTGATAAATTAAGAAAACACGCCATCGCAACCATGGCATGTCACAGCTCTATTCGTTTCCATCGCACACTTACCATGGAGGAAATGAAACAGGTCATCGCAGATTTAGGCAAATGTGAACAGCCATTCCACTGTCCACATGGCAGACCAACTTTGATTTGTTTAAGCGATAATGATTTAATCAAAGAATTTGAAAGAGGGTAG
- the mutS gene encoding DNA mismatch repair protein MutS codes for MSKKPSYTPMMKHYLEVKEQHKDAIIFYRLGDFYEMFFDDAKTASQELDLVLTGRNAGVEERVPMCGIPYHAAKGYIERLIQKGYKVAIVEQLEDPALAKGLVKRDVIKIVTPGTIMDEVSDEKNTVYIASLHDYQFGLAVILCEMTTGEMRAQLIDKQVMAIQKVLLGNNVKEVVVEEKFDKKIIKMIEDIQSITISYENNIEIKEEYQHLLSRVEDARIHHTFGILMNYLEETQKRNMAHLQQVEIVYENEFLQMDFSTKQNLELTQSIRNNSKSLTLWSFLDKCRSSMGSRLLKKWIEYPLVDPIAINKRLDAIEYLNDNFITKDELKEHLGYVYDMERLSARVAYGNANARDILRLVKTLEHAPMIFDVFKDCASYSEFKDIDPCSELYDMINGAIVDNPPLTLKDGGVFVDGYNEELDRVREIGKHGKDWILELENKERERTGVKSLKIGYNRVFGYYIEVTKANLSSIKEEFGYVRKQTLSNAERFVTQELKEKEDAIVHAQERSIRLETELFNDLLNRIKVYLPKLHDLSAALSTIDALFSLSEISSENGYTRPKFHPEHKIYLEEARHPILDKMMKTTRYVSNNLDMDENHDILIITGPNMGGKSTFMRQTALLVIMAQIGCFVPARKADMPIFDQIFTRIGASDDIMSGQSTFMVEMIEANNALKNATENSLILFDEIGRGTSTYDGMALAQAMIEYIERNIKAKTLFSTHYHELTDMEDKNPSIHNVHVDVHEEDEHVTFLYRVVDGKADKSYGINVARLAHLPSSVLDRAKQILDNLETQPNTLKDLKEPVVIEKENPKHVETIAKISSVDVNKMTPMEAMQFLYELKNQLN; via the coding sequence ATGAGTAAAAAACCTAGCTATACACCGATGATGAAACATTATCTGGAAGTGAAGGAACAACATAAAGACGCAATTATATTTTATCGATTAGGAGATTTTTATGAAATGTTTTTTGATGATGCGAAAACCGCTAGTCAGGAGCTTGATTTGGTTTTAACAGGTAGAAATGCTGGTGTGGAGGAACGTGTGCCAATGTGTGGTATTCCTTATCATGCCGCAAAAGGATACATAGAGCGTTTGATACAAAAGGGATATAAAGTCGCAATTGTAGAACAGCTGGAAGATCCTGCACTTGCCAAGGGACTGGTAAAGCGTGATGTTATCAAAATTGTAACTCCTGGAACCATCATGGATGAAGTAAGTGATGAAAAGAATACAGTATACATTGCTTCACTTCATGATTACCAATTTGGTTTGGCAGTAATTTTATGTGAAATGACAACTGGTGAAATGCGTGCACAGTTAATTGATAAGCAGGTTATGGCAATTCAAAAGGTATTGCTGGGCAATAATGTAAAAGAAGTTGTTGTGGAGGAAAAATTTGATAAAAAGATTATTAAAATGATTGAAGATATCCAGTCAATTACGATATCTTATGAAAATAATATTGAGATCAAAGAAGAATACCAGCACTTATTAAGCAGGGTAGAAGATGCTCGTATCCATCATACATTCGGTATTTTAATGAATTATCTGGAAGAAACACAGAAACGTAATATGGCGCATCTGCAACAGGTGGAAATAGTATATGAAAATGAATTCCTGCAGATGGATTTCTCCACGAAACAAAACCTAGAATTAACCCAGAGTATCCGTAATAACTCCAAATCTTTGACGTTATGGAGCTTCTTAGATAAATGTCGCAGCTCTATGGGTTCTCGTTTATTAAAAAAATGGATAGAATATCCTTTGGTTGATCCAATCGCTATTAATAAACGTCTGGATGCTATTGAATATTTAAACGATAATTTTATCACAAAAGATGAATTGAAAGAACATTTAGGTTATGTATATGATATGGAGCGTTTAAGTGCCCGTGTGGCTTATGGAAACGCCAATGCAAGAGATATTTTGCGTTTAGTGAAAACACTGGAACATGCACCAATGATATTTGATGTATTTAAAGATTGCGCAAGCTATAGTGAATTTAAAGATATTGATCCATGTAGTGAATTATATGATATGATCAATGGCGCTATCGTAGATAATCCACCATTAACATTAAAAGATGGTGGTGTCTTTGTGGATGGATATAATGAAGAACTGGACCGTGTTCGTGAAATTGGAAAACATGGCAAGGACTGGATTCTGGAGCTTGAAAATAAAGAACGTGAACGTACAGGCGTGAAGTCTTTGAAAATAGGATATAATCGTGTATTTGGTTATTATATCGAAGTCACAAAAGCTAATCTTTCTTCTATTAAAGAAGAATTCGGCTATGTTAGAAAACAGACCTTAAGCAATGCAGAACGTTTTGTTACACAGGAATTAAAGGAAAAAGAAGATGCCATCGTTCATGCACAAGAACGAAGTATCCGCTTAGAAACAGAGCTGTTTAATGATCTATTGAATCGAATAAAAGTATATTTACCAAAACTGCATGATTTATCTGCGGCATTGTCTACGATTGATGCCTTATTCTCACTATCTGAAATCAGCAGTGAAAATGGTTATACCAGACCAAAATTCCATCCGGAACATAAAATATATTTAGAAGAAGCACGTCATCCAATTCTTGATAAAATGATGAAAACAACACGCTATGTTTCTAATAATCTGGATATGGATGAGAATCATGATATTTTAATTATCACAGGACCAAACATGGGTGGTAAATCTACATTTATGCGTCAGACTGCATTGCTTGTAATTATGGCACAGATTGGTTGTTTTGTGCCCGCAAGAAAAGCAGATATGCCAATCTTTGATCAAATCTTTACCAGAATTGGCGCAAGTGATGATATCATGAGTGGGCAATCAACATTCATGGTAGAAATGATTGAAGCAAATAATGCCTTGAAAAATGCAACAGAAAATTCATTGATTTTATTTGATGAAATAGGGCGAGGTACTTCTACTTATGATGGTATGGCACTGGCACAGGCAATGATTGAATACATTGAACGCAATATTAAAGCAAAAACGTTATTTTCAACTCATTATCATGAATTGACGGATATGGAAGATAAGAATCCTTCTATCCATAATGTACATGTGGATGTACATGAAGAAGATGAACATGTTACATTCTTATATCGTGTTGTGGATGGAAAAGCCGATAAATCTTATGGTATCAATGTCGCAAGATTAGCGCATTTGCCTTCCTCTGTTTTAGATCGCGCAAAACAAATTCTGGATAATCTGGAAACACAGCCTAACACATTAAAAGATTTAAAAGAACCGGTTGTGATTGAAAAAGAAAATCCAAAACATGTCGAAACAATCGCTAAAATTTCGTCAGTCGATGTTAATAAAATGACACCAATGGAAGCAATGCAATTTTTATATGAATTAAAAAATCAATTAAATTAA
- a CDS encoding FtsW/RodA/SpoVE family cell cycle protein, translating to MKLGLSRAKSTDKFDYTLMGIIIVMMFTSLTAIYSAFGMLGTDAGMSYLMKQIMWYVFGYIVIGAMMYLGNDSLYSFAKIGYWILLALLALLLVDKVFYHFTLRDIPFFHTANGATSWYIFPGVGTFQPSEFIKIVLIIIVANIIDEHNKQKITESYEQDFNMIIEIAKWALPPMILILLQPDTGVVLIIVIAIGAMVMCSGIKREWIMIIFGCIAFVLALFFYMYFFHFDLLNKLIGGEGGYKLGRITSWLNPESDINGKGHQLYLSQMVIGSAGLMGHGMGQAYVTLPEAQTDLIFAVIGQTWGFIGTVFVVGLCLFLDLHICHIASLSKNMIEKYMITGFLGLLLYQQFQNIGMLIGLLPITGITLPLLSYGGSSMLSYMIVFGIIMNTSRKAKKLSDYVYE from the coding sequence ATGAAGCTGGGATTATCGCGTGCAAAGAGCACCGATAAGTTTGATTATACATTGATGGGCATTATCATTGTGATGATGTTTACAAGTCTTACGGCTATTTATTCTGCATTTGGTATGTTAGGTACTGATGCTGGAATGAGTTACTTAATGAAACAAATTATGTGGTATGTATTTGGTTATATCGTAATTGGTGCGATGATGTATTTAGGAAATGATTCCCTGTATTCCTTTGCGAAGATTGGATACTGGATATTATTAGCGTTGCTGGCATTATTGCTGGTAGATAAAGTATTTTATCACTTTACTTTAAGAGATATTCCTTTTTTTCATACAGCGAATGGTGCGACATCCTGGTATATCTTTCCTGGAGTTGGGACCTTTCAGCCAAGTGAGTTTATAAAAATCGTATTAATTATTATCGTCGCAAATATTATAGATGAACATAACAAACAAAAAATCACGGAATCGTATGAACAGGATTTCAATATGATAATTGAAATTGCGAAATGGGCACTTCCACCTATGATTTTAATTCTATTACAGCCAGATACCGGTGTTGTATTGATTATTGTAATTGCCATCGGCGCTATGGTCATGTGTTCTGGTATTAAGCGTGAATGGATTATGATTATATTTGGATGTATTGCATTTGTACTTGCCTTATTCTTCTATATGTATTTCTTCCACTTTGACCTTTTAAATAAATTGATTGGTGGTGAAGGTGGTTATAAATTAGGGCGTATAACCAGTTGGCTAAATCCTGAATCGGATATCAACGGGAAAGGCCATCAGCTATATCTTTCACAGATGGTGATTGGCTCTGCAGGTTTAATGGGTCATGGCATGGGACAGGCGTATGTTACTTTACCTGAAGCACAAACCGATTTGATATTTGCTGTGATTGGTCAGACCTGGGGATTCATAGGAACTGTATTTGTCGTTGGTTTATGTTTATTCCTGGATTTACATATCTGTCATATCGCTTCCTTGTCGAAGAACATGATAGAAAAATATATGATTACCGGATTTCTAGGATTGTTGTTGTATCAGCAATTTCAAAATATTGGCATGCTGATTGGACTTCTTCCAATTACCGGTATCACATTACCACTCTTATCTTATGGTGGTTCCAGTATGTTATCTTACATGATTGTATTCGGTATTATTATGAATACCAGCCGTAAAGCAAAGAAATTATCAGACTACGTATATGAATAA
- a CDS encoding NAD kinase — translation MKYAIVSKVDEKSHIVSDKIRKTLQGAGWIEDEKTAELIICVGGDGTLLYGVHQFLDRINDLKFIGIHTGTLGFFTDYTESELDECLHDMLQKEPHIYESGLLRMDLDDHDEPIYALNEMRIENVIKSQSVDVYIDDEFFETCRGSGICLSTQAGSTAYNRGLGGAVIDCGLSVMQLAEITAIQHSKHRSLGSPYIMMENRIVTLRADTFDTAILCYDHLNTPLKNTKTIVCQMTDKKVKFARYRHYSYLKRLKNLY, via the coding sequence ATGAAATATGCAATCGTTTCAAAAGTAGATGAAAAATCTCATATCGTATCTGATAAAATCAGAAAGACATTACAAGGGGCTGGATGGATAGAAGATGAAAAAACTGCAGAATTAATTATCTGTGTTGGAGGCGATGGAACATTATTATATGGTGTTCATCAATTTCTTGATCGAATCAATGATTTAAAATTTATTGGGATCCATACAGGCACTTTAGGGTTCTTCACAGATTATACAGAAAGCGAATTAGATGAGTGCCTTCATGATATGCTTCAAAAAGAACCACATATTTATGAATCAGGTTTATTACGCATGGACTTGGATGATCATGATGAACCGATTTATGCGTTAAATGAGATGCGTATTGAAAACGTCATAAAATCACAATCTGTAGATGTTTATATTGATGATGAGTTTTTTGAAACATGTCGTGGATCAGGAATATGTTTATCAACGCAGGCAGGCTCTACTGCATACAATCGGGGACTTGGTGGGGCAGTGATTGATTGTGGTCTGTCTGTTATGCAGCTGGCAGAAATCACAGCGATACAACATTCAAAACACCGTTCTTTGGGTAGTCCATATATCATGATGGAAAATAGAATTGTAACACTTCGTGCAGATACATTTGATACGGCGATTTTGTGTTATGACCACTTGAATACACCATTAAAAAATACTAAAACCATTGTTTGTCAAATGACAGATAAGAAGGTAAAGTTCGCAAGATATCGTCATTATAGTTATCTAAAACGTTTAAAAAATCTATATTAA
- a CDS encoding CYTH domain-containing protein, whose amino-acid sequence MNENLEIEYKVLLTKEQFEKLVSQYDDVKFIRQVNTYYDTKDLQIRKNYGSIRIREKEGQFIFTLKKHTEDGLLEFEKLVPSNDISAFDDSEIKQLFQDMKIDEPIVKLTSLTTDRAVIFNGFAEICLDHNYYNGKEDYEIEYEYKKDHDGKKMFQDILDIINVQYDHNCVSKSKRALFAL is encoded by the coding sequence ATGAATGAAAATTTAGAAATAGAATATAAGGTTTTATTAACAAAAGAGCAGTTTGAAAAACTTGTAAGTCAATATGATGATGTCAAGTTTATACGTCAAGTCAATACGTATTATGATACAAAGGATCTTCAGATTAGAAAGAACTATGGTTCTATACGTATCCGTGAAAAAGAAGGTCAGTTTATTTTTACTTTGAAGAAACATACAGAAGATGGTTTATTAGAGTTTGAAAAACTTGTGCCATCCAATGATATCTCTGCCTTTGATGATTCTGAAATCAAACAATTGTTTCAGGATATGAAAATTGATGAGCCGATTGTAAAGTTGACTTCTTTGACAACTGATCGTGCTGTGATTTTCAATGGTTTTGCGGAAATTTGTTTAGATCATAATTACTATAATGGTAAAGAAGATTATGAGATTGAATATGAATATAAAAAAGATCATGATGGCAAAAAGATGTTTCAAGATATTTTGGATATCATCAATGTTCAGTATGATCATAACTGTGTTTCAAAAAGCAAACGAGCTTTATTTGCGCTATGA
- a CDS encoding DUF1294 domain-containing protein, producing the protein MNELLIIYSVWNCFVFFIYGWDKYKAKHHQYRISEFTLLSYMFFFGTLGAILGMLCFHHKTKKRKFQIMAVFSAILQLSLYWLVIQ; encoded by the coding sequence ATGAATGAATTATTAATTATTTATAGTGTGTGGAATTGTTTTGTATTTTTTATATATGGATGGGATAAATATAAAGCGAAACATCACCAATATCGTATTTCAGAATTCACATTACTAAGTTATATGTTTTTCTTTGGAACTTTAGGTGCTATCCTGGGTATGTTATGTTTCCATCATAAGACAAAGAAAAGAAAGTTTCAGATTATGGCAGTATTTTCTGCAATTCTTCAACTTTCTCTATATTGGCTGGTTATACAATAG
- the recR gene encoding recombination protein RecR: MYPKQFEKLVECLRNLPGVGLKTAERYAFQILEWDEDKINEFIDCLTHIKEGSLKHCQICGNLAEDEKCEICKDHTRDDSIICVVQSPKDVIAMEKTREYTGVYHVLNGVISTSKGILPDDINIASLLDRINEDTKEIILATNPTVEGETTALYISKLLEKYPVTVTRIAHGLPMGGHLDYADELTLIKAIEGRKKM, translated from the coding sequence ATGTATCCTAAACAATTTGAGAAGCTTGTAGAATGTTTAAGAAACCTTCCAGGTGTAGGTTTGAAAACAGCAGAACGATACGCATTCCAAATATTGGAATGGGATGAAGATAAAATAAATGAGTTCATCGATTGCTTAACACACATCAAAGAGGGAAGTTTAAAACATTGTCAGATATGTGGCAATCTTGCGGAAGATGAAAAATGTGAGATATGTAAAGATCATACAAGAGATGATTCTATTATCTGCGTGGTACAGAGTCCTAAAGATGTTATCGCCATGGAAAAGACAAGAGAGTATACAGGTGTTTATCATGTACTTAACGGAGTCATATCTACATCAAAAGGTATATTACCTGATGATATTAATATTGCTTCCTTATTAGATAGAATCAATGAAGATACAAAGGAAATCATCCTTGCGACAAATCCTACAGTGGAAGGAGAAACGACTGCATTATATATATCTAAATTATTAGAAAAATATCCAGTAACAGTTACAAGAATCGCTCATGGTTTGCCAATGGGTGGTCATTTAGATTATGCAGATGAGTTAACATTGATTAAAGCAATTGAAGGTCGTAAAAAAATGTAA
- a CDS encoding YbaB/EbfC family nucleoid-associated protein, translating to MNMQALLKQAQKMQKDLAKVESELNEKEYEATMGGGVVKVAVKGMQVESIQIDETLLDKDGKEDLEEMLKAALNDAFNQAVEDKEKTMNAITGGVKMPGGF from the coding sequence ATGAATATGCAAGCATTATTGAAACAGGCACAGAAGATGCAGAAAGATTTAGCAAAAGTAGAAAGTGAATTAAATGAAAAAGAATATGAAGCTACGATGGGTGGTGGAGTTGTAAAAGTTGCAGTTAAAGGTATGCAGGTTGAGTCAATTCAAATAGATGAAACTTTATTAGATAAAGATGGAAAAGAAGATTTAGAAGAAATGTTAAAGGCAGCATTAAATGATGCTTTCAATCAAGCTGTAGAAGATAAAGAAAAGACAATGAATGCAATTACTGGTGGAGTGAAAATGCCAGGAGGCTTCTAA